Proteins encoded by one window of Taeniopygia guttata chromosome 1A, bTaeGut7.mat, whole genome shotgun sequence:
- the CHRM2 gene encoding muscarinic acetylcholine receptor M2 isoform X2, which yields MNNSTYINSSSENVMALESPYKTVEVVFIVLVAGSLSLVTIIGNILVMVSIKVNRHLQTVNNYFLFSLACADLIIGIFSMNLYTLYTVIGYWPLGPVVCDLWLALDYVVSNASVMNLLIISFDRYFCVTKPLTYPVKRTTKMAGMMIAAAWVLSFILWAPAILFWQFIVGGRTVPDGDCYIQFFSNPAVTFGTAIAAFYLPVIIMTVLYWQISRASKSRIKKGKKEAAQNQETVSPSLVQGKIVKPNNNNIPTSGDGLEHSKIQNGKTSEETVTNNCVQGEKESSNDSTSISVVASNLKEDEATKDARQASASQDHVKAENSKLTCIRIVTKSQKGDCCAPTNTTVEIIGTNGEEKQNSVARKIVKMTKQPAKKKPPPSREKKVTRTILAILLAFIITWTPYNVMVLINSFCTSCIPGTVWTLGYWLCYINSTVNPACYALCNATFKKTFKDLLMCHYKNIGATR from the coding sequence ATGAATAACTCAACGTATATAAACTCTTCCTCTGAAAATGTGATGGCCTTGGAGAGCCCCTATAAGACTGTCGAGGTGGTGTTCATCGTCCTGGTAGCAGGGTCTCTCAGCCTCGTCACCATAATTGGGAACATCCTGGTCATGGTGTCAATCAAAGTCAACAGGCACCTTCAGACTGTCAACAATTATTTCCTGTTCAGCCTGGCCTGCGCTGACTTGATCATCGGCATCTTTTCCATGAACCTGTACACCCTCTACACTGTGATAGGCTACTGGCCCTTGGGGCCCGTGGTGTGTGACCTCTGGCTGGCTCTTGACTACGTGGTCAGCAACGCCTCTGTAATGAACCTGCTCATCATCAGCTTCGACAGGTACTTCTGTGTCACCAAGCCTCTGACGTATCCCGTGAAGCGGACCACGAAGATGGCCGGCATGATGATCGCAGCCGCCTGGGTGCTGTCCTTCATCCTCTGGGCCCCTGCAATTCTCTTCTGGCAATTCATTGTGGGAGGAAGGACTGTCCCAGATGGGGACTGCTATATCCAGTTTTTTTCCAACCCTGCTGTCACTTTTGGCACTGCCATTGCAGCCTTCTATTTGCCTGTTATCATCATGACTGTCCTTTACTGGCAAATCTCTCGAGCCAGTAAGAGTCggataaagaaaggaaaaaaggaagctgCCCAAAACCAAGAAACAGTTTCCCCCAGCCTTGTGCAAGGTAAAATAGTGAAACCAAACAATAACAATATCCCGACCAGCGGGGATGGGTTGGAGCACAGCAAAATTCAGAATGGAAAAACAAGTGAAGAGACTGTAACCAATAACTGTGTTCAAGGGGAGAAGGAAAGCTCCAACGACTCCACTTCCATCAGTGTGGTTGCTTCCAACTTGAAAGAGGATGAAGCTACCAAAGATGCCAGACAGGCTTCTGCCTCCCAAGACCATGTCAAAGCAGAGAACTCCAAGCTGACATGCATCAGGATAGTCACCAAATCCCAAAAGGGGGACTGCTGTGCCCCTACCAACACTACTGTAGAGATCATAGGCACGAACGGGGAGGAGAAACAGAACAGCGTAGCCCGGAAAATTGTCAAGATGACAAAGCAGCCAGCCAAAAAGAAACCACCCCCTTCTAGAGAGAAAAAGGTGACAAGGACGATTTTGGCCATCCTCCTGGCCTTCATCATCACCTGGACCCCATACAATGTGATGGTGCTCATCAACAGCTTCTGCAcatcctgcatccctggcacTGTATGGACCCTCGGTTACTGGCTCTGTTACATCAACAGCACCGTCAACCCTGCCTGCTACGCGCTCTGCAACGCCACCTTCAAAAAGACCTTTAAGGACCTTCTTATGTGTCATTACAAGAATATAGGAGCTACAAGGTAa
- the CHRM2 gene encoding muscarinic acetylcholine receptor M2 isoform X3, giving the protein MNNSTYINSSSENVMALESPYKTVEVVFIVLVAGSLSLVTIIGNILVMVSIKVNRHLQTVNNYFLFSLACADLIIGIFSMNLYTLYTVIGYWPLGPVVCDLWLALDYVVSNASVMNLLIISFDRYFCVTKPLTYPVKRTTKMAGMMIAAAWVLSFILWAPAILFWQFIVGGRTVPDGDCYIQFFSNPAVTFGTAIAAFYLPVIIMTVLYWQISRASKSRIKKGKKEAAQNQETVSPSLVQGKIVKPNNNNIPTSGDGLEHSKIQNGKTSEETVTNNCVQGEKESSNDSTSISVVASNLKEDEATKDARQASASQDHVKAENSKLTCIRIVTKSQKGDCCAPTNTTVEIIGTNGEEKQNSVARKIVKMTKQPAKKKPPPSREKKVTRTILAILLAFIITWTPYNVMVLINSFCTSCIPGTVWTLGYWLCYINSTVNPACYALCNATFKKTFKDLLMCHYKNIGATR; this is encoded by the exons ATGAATAACTCAACGTATATAAACTCTTCCTCTGAAAATGTGATGGCCTTGGAGAGCCCCTATAAGACTGTCGAGGTGGTGTTCATCGTCCTGGTAGCAGGGTCTCTCAGCCTCGTCACCATAATTGGGAACATCCTGGTCATGGTGTCAATCAAAGTCAACAGGCACCTTCAGACTGTCAACAATTATTTCCTGTTCAGCCTGGCCTGCGCTGACTTGATCATCGGCATCTTTTCCATGAACCTGTACACCCTCTACACTGTGATAGGCTACTGGCCCTTGGGGCCCGTGGTGTGTGACCTCTGGCTGGCTCTTGACTACGTGGTCAGCAACGCCTCTGTAATGAACCTGCTCATCATCAGCTTCGACAGGTACTTCTGTGTCACCAAGCCTCTGACGTATCCCGTGAAGCGGACCACGAAGATGGCCGGCATGATGATCGCAGCCGCCTGGGTGCTGTCCTTCATCCTCTGGGCCCCTGCAATTCTCTTCTGGCAATTCATTGTGGGAGGAAGGACTGTCCCAGATGGGGACTGCTATATCCAGTTTTTTTCCAACCCTGCTGTCACTTTTGGCACTGCCATTGCAGCCTTCTATTTGCCTGTTATCATCATGACTGTCCTTTACTGGCAAATCTCTCGAGCCAGTAAGAGTCggataaagaaaggaaaaaaggaagctgCCCAAAACCAAGAAACAGTTTCCCCCAGCCTTGTGCAAGGTAAAATAGTGAAACCAAACAATAACAATATCCCGACCAGCGGGGATGGGTTGGAGCACAGCAAAATTCAGAATGGAAAAACAAGTGAAGAGACTGTAACCAATAACTGTGTTCAAGGGGAGAAGGAAAGCTCCAACGACTCCACTTCCATCAGTGTGGTTGCTTCCAACTTGAAAGAGGATGAAGCTACCAAAGATGCCAGACAGGCTTCTGCCTCCCAAGACCATGTCAAAGCAGAGAACTCCAAGCTGACATGCATCAGGATAGTCACCAAATCCCAAAAGGGGGACTGCTGTGCCCCTACCAACACTACTGTAGAGATCATAGGCACGAACGGGGAGGAGAAACAGAACAGCGTAGCCCGGAAAATTGTCAAGATGACAAAGCAGCCAGCCAAAAAGAAACCACCCCCTTCTAGAGAGAAAAAGGTGACAAGGACGATTTTGGCCATCCTCCTGGCCTTCATCATCACCTGGACCCCATACAATGTGATGGTGCTCATCAACAGCTTCTGCAcatcctgcatccctggcacTGTATGGACCCTCGGTTACTGGCTCTGTTACATCAACAGCACCGTCAACCCTGCCTGCTACGCGCTCTGCAACGCCACCTTCAAAAAGACCTTTAAGGACCTTCTTATGTGTCATTACAAGAATATAGGAGCTACAAG gtaa
- the CHRM2 gene encoding muscarinic acetylcholine receptor M2 isoform X1 yields the protein MNNSTYINSSSENVMALESPYKTVEVVFIVLVAGSLSLVTIIGNILVMVSIKVNRHLQTVNNYFLFSLACADLIIGIFSMNLYTLYTVIGYWPLGPVVCDLWLALDYVVSNASVMNLLIISFDRYFCVTKPLTYPVKRTTKMAGMMIAAAWVLSFILWAPAILFWQFIVGGRTVPDGDCYIQFFSNPAVTFGTAIAAFYLPVIIMTVLYWQISRASKSRIKKGKKEAAQNQETVSPSLVQGKIVKPNNNNIPTSGDGLEHSKIQNGKTSEETVTNNCVQGEKESSNDSTSISVVASNLKEDEATKDARQASASQDHVKAENSKLTCIRIVTKSQKGDCCAPTNTTVEIIGTNGEEKQNSVARKIVKMTKQPAKKKPPPSREKKVTRTILAILLAFIITWTPYNVMVLINSFCTSCIPGTVWTLGYWLCYINSTVNPACYALCNATFKKTFKDLLMCHYKNIGATRFHFPPE from the coding sequence ATGAATAACTCAACGTATATAAACTCTTCCTCTGAAAATGTGATGGCCTTGGAGAGCCCCTATAAGACTGTCGAGGTGGTGTTCATCGTCCTGGTAGCAGGGTCTCTCAGCCTCGTCACCATAATTGGGAACATCCTGGTCATGGTGTCAATCAAAGTCAACAGGCACCTTCAGACTGTCAACAATTATTTCCTGTTCAGCCTGGCCTGCGCTGACTTGATCATCGGCATCTTTTCCATGAACCTGTACACCCTCTACACTGTGATAGGCTACTGGCCCTTGGGGCCCGTGGTGTGTGACCTCTGGCTGGCTCTTGACTACGTGGTCAGCAACGCCTCTGTAATGAACCTGCTCATCATCAGCTTCGACAGGTACTTCTGTGTCACCAAGCCTCTGACGTATCCCGTGAAGCGGACCACGAAGATGGCCGGCATGATGATCGCAGCCGCCTGGGTGCTGTCCTTCATCCTCTGGGCCCCTGCAATTCTCTTCTGGCAATTCATTGTGGGAGGAAGGACTGTCCCAGATGGGGACTGCTATATCCAGTTTTTTTCCAACCCTGCTGTCACTTTTGGCACTGCCATTGCAGCCTTCTATTTGCCTGTTATCATCATGACTGTCCTTTACTGGCAAATCTCTCGAGCCAGTAAGAGTCggataaagaaaggaaaaaaggaagctgCCCAAAACCAAGAAACAGTTTCCCCCAGCCTTGTGCAAGGTAAAATAGTGAAACCAAACAATAACAATATCCCGACCAGCGGGGATGGGTTGGAGCACAGCAAAATTCAGAATGGAAAAACAAGTGAAGAGACTGTAACCAATAACTGTGTTCAAGGGGAGAAGGAAAGCTCCAACGACTCCACTTCCATCAGTGTGGTTGCTTCCAACTTGAAAGAGGATGAAGCTACCAAAGATGCCAGACAGGCTTCTGCCTCCCAAGACCATGTCAAAGCAGAGAACTCCAAGCTGACATGCATCAGGATAGTCACCAAATCCCAAAAGGGGGACTGCTGTGCCCCTACCAACACTACTGTAGAGATCATAGGCACGAACGGGGAGGAGAAACAGAACAGCGTAGCCCGGAAAATTGTCAAGATGACAAAGCAGCCAGCCAAAAAGAAACCACCCCCTTCTAGAGAGAAAAAGGTGACAAGGACGATTTTGGCCATCCTCCTGGCCTTCATCATCACCTGGACCCCATACAATGTGATGGTGCTCATCAACAGCTTCTGCAcatcctgcatccctggcacTGTATGGACCCTCGGTTACTGGCTCTGTTACATCAACAGCACCGTCAACCCTGCCTGCTACGCGCTCTGCAACGCCACCTTCAAAAAGACCTTTAAGGACCTTCTTATGTGTCATTACAAGAATATAGGAGCTACAAG